In one window of Kitasatospora sp. MMS16-BH015 DNA:
- a CDS encoding bifunctional methylenetetrahydrofolate dehydrogenase/methenyltetrahydrofolate cyclohydrolase, giving the protein MTAQILDGKATAAAIKSELAVRVAALKERGITPGLGTVLVGDDPGSRWYVNGKHKDCAEVGIASIQRELPATASQEDVENLVRELNADPACTGYIVQLPLPKGLDANPVLELMDPDKDADGLHPTSLGRLALGIQGPLPCTPLGIVELLRRHEVEIDGAEVVVLGRGVTVGRSIGLLLTRRSENATVTLCHTGTKDLSYHLRKADIIVAAAGVPHLVKAADVKPGAAILDVGVSRNAEGKIVGDVEPAAAEVAAWISPNPGGVGPMTRAMLLNNIVEAAERRAGL; this is encoded by the coding sequence ATGACTGCCCAGATTCTCGATGGCAAGGCCACCGCGGCCGCGATCAAGTCCGAACTCGCCGTCCGCGTGGCGGCCCTCAAGGAGCGGGGCATCACCCCCGGTCTCGGTACCGTCCTGGTCGGCGACGACCCGGGCAGCCGGTGGTACGTGAACGGCAAGCACAAGGACTGCGCCGAGGTCGGCATCGCCTCGATCCAGCGCGAGCTGCCCGCCACCGCCAGCCAGGAGGACGTGGAGAACCTCGTCCGCGAGCTGAACGCCGACCCCGCCTGCACCGGCTACATCGTCCAGCTGCCGCTGCCCAAGGGCCTGGACGCGAACCCCGTCCTGGAGCTGATGGACCCGGACAAGGACGCCGACGGCCTGCACCCGACCTCCCTCGGCCGGCTCGCGCTCGGCATCCAGGGCCCGCTGCCCTGCACCCCGCTCGGCATCGTCGAGCTGCTGCGCCGTCACGAGGTGGAGATCGACGGCGCCGAGGTGGTCGTGCTCGGCCGCGGCGTCACCGTCGGCCGCTCGATCGGCCTGCTGCTGACCCGTCGGAGCGAGAACGCCACCGTCACCCTCTGCCACACCGGCACCAAGGACCTCTCCTACCACCTGCGCAAGGCCGACATCATCGTGGCCGCCGCCGGCGTGCCGCACCTGGTGAAGGCCGCCGACGTGAAGCCCGGCGCGGCCATCCTCGACGTGGGCGTGAGCCGCAACGCCGAGGGCAAGATCGTCGGCGACGTGGAGCCGGCCGCGGCCGAGGTCGCCGCCTGGATCTCCCCGAACCCCGGCGGGGTCGGCCCGATGACCCGCGCGATGCTGCTCAACAACATCGTCGAGGCGGCCGAGCGCCGCGCCGGTCTGTAG
- a CDS encoding DUF3017 domain-containing protein yields MSPARVGRSRRRPEKTTGTLPPEGSAAALGRSHTLPVRQWPITLVLGVAAVGLAITWFGSDLDNGFRYGLLTVGGSLLLGAVLRLVLPEVGLLAVRSRFTDVTLLTVLGGVIVVLTLVAQPDPWLSLPVLDNIGQLMGRRHH; encoded by the coding sequence ATGAGCCCCGCACGGGTCGGCCGCTCGCGCCGGCGGCCGGAGAAGACCACCGGCACCCTGCCCCCCGAGGGCTCGGCGGCGGCGCTCGGCCGGAGCCACACCCTGCCGGTGCGGCAGTGGCCGATAACGCTGGTGCTCGGCGTGGCGGCGGTCGGCCTGGCGATCACCTGGTTCGGCTCGGACCTGGACAACGGGTTCCGGTACGGCCTGCTGACCGTGGGCGGCTCGCTGCTGCTCGGCGCGGTGCTGCGGCTGGTGCTGCCCGAGGTGGGCCTGCTCGCGGTGCGCAGCCGGTTCACCGACGTCACCCTGCTGACCGTGCTCGGCGGGGTGATCGTGGTGCTGACGCTGGTGGCCCAGCCCGATCCGTGGCTCAGCCTGCCGGTGCTCGACAACATCGGGCAGCTGATGGGCCGTCGGCACCACTGA